ATATTATACACTTGCAGTTCACTAAATCACGTAGCCATATTAATTTGATAAGATTTGGTGTAAATATCCGGTTCGGGTAGGTGTTTACTAGCTTAACCCCACAACAAAGATATGCTAGGATTGTCCAGTTTAAAATTGAGTAAATTAAAGTCGAAATATCAGAGCAAATGACATTAGGTAATCTAGCTTTAATTCGCCATCATGGTTACTCAGAAGACCCCAGCTTCTTCTATGGGCAGAAAAAGCACATGCAGAAGACAATGAATTGATTATAGCTATAAATAAAGAGGGATGAGTCAACTCCTAGTCCTGGGATTCCTTCAATGCTAGTTGGGAACTTGTCCATTAACAACTCTATTTTGTTCCTTAATGTATTTACATAAGTATATAAATCACGGATATTTAAAAAGATACGGGGAGGTACACCTTCACTTTCAATTTATTAATGAAGGGTCCTTTGTTGGAGCTATTGTTTCTTTATGACTCGAAGGTGCTGACCATCTGAGCAACCCCCTCTTATCTCATGATATTATCTTAAAGTCGACGTAATTCTTCCATAATAATGTAATTTTCGAAACAATTTGTCTAATTAAATTTGAGAAAAGTAATCCTCTTGCGAACCACCGATTATTGAAATTATTTACATTCTAACATGAGTTAAAAATGAACTAACTCTATTACAGATTATCTTCAAagcgtctcattttatttttatttaaatagttTGTAACGAATCTTGCAATTTCTGCTTATATGAAGTGAAACAATAAGAACAACTACTGACTAAATTTGACCAAACTTTCCGTGAAtctattttattaaaaaaaaaaagattcatTCAATAAATCATACACAATTGAGATATCAACATATATTTGAGATTAAAAACAAAAGAACCAACATTTAACATAATTTAGAATGTTAGATGTCTTTATTTATGAAAAATGGAATCTGTTTGCCCTTAAAAGTGAGTAACAACTAAATTTGTTCGCAGTTTAAAGGATAAGTGATTTAATTTAAGACGaaaacaataaataattaaatCAAAATAGATAAAACGATCAAACCAAACACAATGGAACAATTAAGCCTGACTTTGAATTGAACACTGAGCTTGCCTCCGATCGAGCCTTGATATGGGCTCAGTTGTAACTAGAGGAAATGGGaactgaaaaacacttttgaacaaCCGCTAGaagataaaaataaactttaCTGCTTTGATATGTGTGCCAACAATGGTTTAAAATATAAAAGTTCtgctctttatatagtaggggaatttcAATCGTAGTACAaatctaaataaggtaaaaatcttttTTTCGGTAAATATCGATCTGTCGTTGTTATTGGACTGGATTTGCGCCGTTGCTCATCGTGCTAAACTGTTTCCCTCTTTCCTTGGTCCTGGAACTTCATTCTATCTGAATCCGATGTTTAGTTGTACCCGGTCTCGGGGTGCGCAGTTCGTCCTCTCCGATTTCAAAAATAGGAACCCTTCGGCATTACTCGAGGTTGCATCAGATTATGCTTTCCTCTTGTTTCTTTATCGGAAAGTCGGGAATAACGTTATTCCGATTTTACCCGTACACATGATCAAAACTAAAATATACAAGTAACGAAACTCCAAGTTCTTACCAATGCTCGGTACAATAGCCAGAGTTGGATGGTGACTTGAGAATCATGTTATCCCATTATTTCATTTATTACTATAGAAGTGGGACCTTTTTGGTATAATTCTTGaatctttatttctttcttttactcTTTAACCTTTGCGTAGAAGCATCTGTCCCCAAAAGATAAGGTTGTACCAAACCAAAACCATTACCATCACCAGACTTCATTTTCCACCATTCACTTTAATTTCCTCTTATCAATCATAACTATCATATCTATAGTTGGTGCATCTTTGGATATTATAGTGTGGTCTTTGGCACACTTACACTCGTCAATTCTTCTCCAAAAATGGTATTAACATTGACATTAGAGAATTGCAGTTTACTTTAAGGCTTTAGTGTGGGCCGGGCCCGGGCTTAAATGGGTTAAACGGGCCGGGCCAAACGATCTCGGACTCTTGCGGGCCGGTCTTTGGCGATCTCGGGTTTAGTGGTCCTGgagggtggaaccggcccactaCGGGCCTAAACCCACATGGTTCCGGAACTACGGGGCTAAACGGGCCTAAATGTTCTgggctattttttttatttttttatctaaagcaatttcttgtaaattatttatatatatatgtatataagcaatttatatagTATATgcaaggcaatttcttgtaaattatatatatatacacactatatatataaaaataatagtCAAGTcccgtttcttctttattttaacagtacaacacaaacaaaaacatagaaacttaacataacttaaattcagtacaactaatgaaaacgcATGACACggaaaacataaagatacactaattggctcaacacgtacatgtcattgtttagtcacgaccgcctaatattctctgctccaaccacttaaatttgtcttccagcttatttttttcttcttccacctctttgTGTTTCTCCTTAAACTCCGCAACTTCTCGTTTGGATTGTCGCTCTCTTTCCCACTGCTTCAAACACAAACAATGAAGATactgtaacttttctttgtagtattcctgctaACAGGGTTCATCAATCtatacctcaaaattgcaaacaGGTTCGTCGGGAaccctataaaacttgttcatacacgccCAGTAGCGGCATCCAGCTTCACCATCATCCCAATAGCCTTGCATCATGCATTTTTTGCCGCACTCGCATCTTGGCACATAAAGGGGTTCAGACATTTGTTAAAGCGTAAAGAAAACCCTtgcttttatggaaatatttgttattggttattgttaagcgTAGAAATAACTAGAATGTGCCCGTTATTTGTAGACAAGccaacacacaaaacgtagtattgtaccgcgctatacatattcactttttctgaaaaaaaaacaatttttttgcagtcggtcagcttttcagaccgacaagacaacacacaaaaagtAGTCCACCACCACCTATGCAAATTCACTTTTTCTGAAATGAAACAGCTTTTTCGCAGCCGGTCAGCTTTTCAGATCGACAAGACAATATACAAAAAGTAGTCCACCACCACCTATACATATTCACGTTTTCTGAAACGAAACAGTTTTTTCGCAGCCGGTCAACTTTTCaaaccgacaagacaacacacaatttatgcttttaagttgatttgagacatTTTGTGTtaaattatatagcttatatatatattatagctaATGTTATATCGAaattcgaatatagcttatatactatacacttagtagtTAGTATATTGTTTTATATAGTATATTTCCTTATATAAGATTGTATATATTAGCTATATTAAgacgtgtgtgtatatatatatatatatatattaagatgaATTCGGTATCAAAGCTgcaaattaaagtttacatttaatacttcaaattaaagttcaatgccTTCAACATAATACTTGAAATTAATCTAATAAACtaaaatattaagcataatatgtctaataattttaaaatgacataaattgtctcaaatcaacttaaaatcttaaatacgaataTCTGGAGAACGCGCAAGACAACTCTTTATGTGACTCCTTAAACTGTCTATGCCCTCCTTTGGACGACGAGTGTAGACTGGACCACAGTTTTTGCACTTTATTatgtaaacttcttcattttcttctaccacattaaagTGTTCCAAATCAAATGGGTGCAATCTAGAATCACCGgacatgatttaacttgaattaagaatttgagtttgagaaatgagagatgagtgaagacttgaagagttgaatacttcaatttgagtttgagaaatgagagagattaatgattttgtgagtaaaaatgaaagaatgagggggtatttatagttgagaatagggaaaaagtgtgattataaaaagtttggggttaaaacaaagtttgggggccaaatggctatttttaaaAAGCCAAACGGCTAAAATGGCAGGCCAACGGCTAGTTTTTAAACTTCTAATCGTtggctttttttaaaaaaaaatattttaaaaatagtcGTTGTACCCGTTTGggccggttgaaccggcccaggcccgcctgccggtcccgggctaaacggtctcAGGCTCGCGGTCTATTTTGGGAGGACCGGCCCACAGTGGGCTTTTAGGACCGTTAGGGACCGGCCTGTTTGAACCGCCCTATTTGGCCCGTTTGCTAGCGGTCCCGGGCCGGTCCCGGGCTAGGTCCGgcccacaatacagccttagttTACTTAAACAATTCGAAAACATGATCCAAAACAATGATTGGAAAAGGAGAATCCAACgtgcatgaaaaataaaaattcaacaattaGGCGTTGTATTTGTCTAACCATTAGTTTCGTACCAGAAAAAAAAAGTCATAAATTTTGTTCGTCCCTCGTCACAATTAGAGCGATGCATAATTTGATAAATACCGAATTATCATATTGAAATcgaaaatttttatatttagtaTTCGATATTTTGATATTTGATTTGGTATTTggttcaaatttttttttaaaaaaaatggtatTAGATATGATTTTCggtattcaaaaataaaatataaaaataccgctaccgtaccgaaatatataCACTAAGTTACACAACACACATATTATTAATTATAATATAAATATTAAAATTCTaaattttacttttcattatttcTATAGTTCTCCTTAACCCTTTACCATATATTTTTCCCACTATACTTGTCTTCCCCCTTTTCTTTGGTTACCTACTTATGTTTCGAGCTTTCTCCCGTCTTGGTTTATCATTTTTGGCTTTCATCTTTTTTTCCACTATactataatatttttattttcgtATTTGTGAATACTTTTCTTAAGAATATTACAGTCTATTACTTTATGCATTCGTTAATATTCGAGCTGAACAAACCGAAGTTACCAAACCGAATCAACCGAAATCGAAAAGAAAAAAGTCGAATCATACCGAATCTAATTAGTTATGGTAATGGTATAGCATTTTAACACACCGAATATCGAACCAAAATATTTAAATATCATACAGTACTGTCGACGAATACCTCTAATCACAATTCGAGTCTTTTCTTTCGAAGCATTGACCACGTAAGTATTACTAACGGTTATATGCATTTATTAAGTGTATATGTAGAAAGTATATGAATTTTTAGTTGAGAAAAGTCAATGTAAGGAATAAGTCGATATTATAAAGCGTAACACTGCAACTTTAGTGTTAATTGATGTAGTAACCAAATAAAATTAAGTGTACTATTAGAGTGCTTGCGGGATGAACACTCATAACATTTAGTGTCAAAATCatgtttgaaaatgaaaaattttCATATACCCTACTCTCTAGTCCCACTTAACACCTACAAccccaaccaaaaaaaaaaagtaaaataaaaagaacaaaaaataaactAACCAATTCTTCTATGTACTATATTAGAAAACCACTCTTTTCTTTAAAGAACTCTCTCTCATAATCTTGAAACTAACCAACACTGCCTCAACTCCAACTCTCTCAAAGCCTCACCACCTAAAACCACCACCGCTAGCTACAACCACCACCACCACAACCATGACGGCAAAGGACTGCGGCCACCACGACGACGAGGAGGGGCACAAGCTGCCCCGCCGCCTCTTCGCGGCCGTAATAGGCTTCATAATCTTAATCCTCTTCATCATCCTCCTCATTTGGCTCATCCTCCGACCAACAAAACCACACTTCATCCTCCAAGACGCCACCGTCTACGCCTTCAACGTCTCTACCCCTAGCTTCCTCACCACCAACATCCAAATCACCGTTGCCTCTCGCAATCCGAACGACAAAATCGGAATTTACTACGACAAACTCGACGTCTACGCCACGTACCGCGGCCAACAAATTACACTTCCAACGTTATTGCCACCAACGTACCAAGGTCACAAAGATGTGTCAATATGGTCACCTTTTGTGTACGGTAATTCTGTCCCTGTTGCACCCTACTTAGGAAATGCACTTAGTCAAGATCAAATGGTTGGGACTGTTTTGTTGAATATTAAAATTGATGGACGAGTTAGATGGAAAGTTGGGAGTTTTATTTCGGGAAGGTACCATTTGTATGTAAATTGTCCAGCTTATGTTGGTGTAGGTGGAAAAATGATTGGGAATAGTTTTGCTGTTGGTTCATCAGCTATTAAGTATCAATTGGTGCAAAATTGTCATGTTGATGTTTGAACTAGAAGAAGATGAAGAATTGCTCTACTGTCAGTGCTCTCACTCAGCTCTACtcctttttctgttttttttagtGTCGGATTTTATTTTTAGTAATATAATTTTAGATCTTTTGATATAAATGGGAATTAGCAATGCCAAGTTTTAGTGGGAgtt
The Nicotiana sylvestris chromosome 11, ASM39365v2, whole genome shotgun sequence DNA segment above includes these coding regions:
- the LOC104247741 gene encoding NDR1/HIN1-like protein 1, yielding MTAKDCGHHDDEEGHKLPRRLFAAVIGFIILILFIILLIWLILRPTKPHFILQDATVYAFNVSTPSFLTTNIQITVASRNPNDKIGIYYDKLDVYATYRGQQITLPTLLPPTYQGHKDVSIWSPFVYGNSVPVAPYLGNALSQDQMVGTVLLNIKIDGRVRWKVGSFISGRYHLYVNCPAYVGVGGKMIGNSFAVGSSAIKYQLVQNCHVDV